The proteins below come from a single Rosa rugosa chromosome 2, drRosRugo1.1, whole genome shotgun sequence genomic window:
- the LOC133733973 gene encoding protein SOSEKI 3 → MEDRMKKYRQVSPERAKVWTEKSPKYYQNRKVPVVYYLCRNRQLEHPHFMEVPVSSSQGLCLRDVINKLNALRGRGIASMYSWSSKRSYKNGYVWHDLSEDDVILPAHGDEYVLKGSEIFDESNSDRFSPIANVKIQNLKQLPEPTSSRSQDDSSSSSSLNGKETKQSHEDELSPPVERPGGSSSVSSESGKNSSWGGSLSLTEYKVYKSDGLADASTQTEENVNKLKALETCTRGVSTDDGSLEPDCSYYQDRIPCLKENSEICSDSVSPPASSSSASSSGGKTETLESLIRADVSKINSFRILEEEELRMPNNARLKASNVLMQLISCGSISVKDHSFGLVPTYKPRFSHSKFPSPLFSSSIMLGELDSLSENPRLKGLRLEDKEYFSGSLIDSKVLKEEDGHTALKRSSSYNADRSCNKTPDSVEVKEKESTSGRSKCILRSIKASLNKQSRSESMRSPISDKPRNSSDGVDGVQSNTPTVSDGGSKRITNPSSVKKQSKRVDAFRGEKEKVIKIEESLLQELGL, encoded by the exons ATGGAGGATAGGATGAAAAAGTATAGACAAGTGAGTCCTGAGAGGGCTAAAGTGTGGACTGAGAAGTCGCCGAAATACTACCAGAATCGGAAAGTTCCGGTGGTTTATTACCTCTGCCGGAACCGACAGCTTGAACACCCTCATTTCATGGAGGTTCCTGTAAGCTCTTCTCAAGGTCTCTGCCTCAGAG ATGTGATTAATAAGCTTAATGCTCTGAGGGGCAGAGGGATAGCATCCATGTATTCATGGTCTTCTAAGAG AAGCTATAAGAATGGGTATGTTTGGCATGATCTCAGTGAAGATGATGTGATTCTTCCAGCCCATGGAGACGAGTACGTCCTCAAAGGTTCTGAGATCTTTGATGAATCCAATTCAG ATCGATTCAGTCCGATAGCAAATGTCAAAATCCAGAACTTGAAACAATTACCGGAACCAACATCTTCTAGAAGCCAAGATGATTCTTCATCGTCTTCCAGTTTGAATGGAAAGGAGACAAAGCAGTCCCATGAAGATGAGCTCTCTCCTCCAGTTGAACGACCAGGAGGCTCTTCCAGTGTGTCTTCAGAGTCTGGAAAGAATTCTTCTTGGGGTGGTTCTCTGAGCTTGACAGAGTACAAGGTTTACAAGAGTGATGGTTTAGCTGATGCTTCTACACAGACTGAAGAAAATGTGAACAAACTTAAAGCTCTAGAAACATGTACAAGGGGTGTTTCCACAGATGATGGGTCACTAGAACCTGATTGCAGTTATTACCAAGACCGAATTCCATGTTTGAAAGAGAATTCTGAGATTTGCAGTGATTCTGTTTCCCCTCCTGCATCTTCCTCAAGTGCATCTTCATCGGGTGGGAAGACTGAAACTTTAGAATCACTTATTAGGGCTGATGTTAGTAAAATTAACAGTTTTAGAATTCTTGAAGAGGAAGAGCTTCGAATGCCAAACAATGCAAGGCTCAAGGCTAGTAATGTACTTATGCAACTCATTTCATGTGGGTCAATATCAGTGAAGGATCATAGTTTTGGTCTTGTTCCAACCTACAAGCCCAGGTTTTCCCATTCTAAGTTTCCCTCGCCATTATTTTCTAGTTCAATAATGCTGGGTGAGCTAGACAGCCTGTCAGAGAATCCAAGGCTAAAGGGTTTGAGATTGGAAGATAAAGAATATTTCAGTGGGAGCTTGATTGATAGTAAAGTGCTCAAGGAGGAAGATGGACATACAGCTCTAAAGCGATCGTCTTCATACAATGCCGACAG GAGTTGTAATAAGACGCCAGATTCAGTTGAGGTCAAAGAGAAGGAGTCTACCTCAGGACGCTCAAAATGCATCCTAAGATCGATCAAGGCTTCACTAAACAAGCAATCACGGAGTGAATCTATGAGATCTCCTATTTCTGATAAACCAAGGAACTCCTCAGATGGAGTTGATGGTGTACAAAGCAATACCCCTACAGTATCCGATGGAGGTAGTAAAAGAATCACAAATCCATCCTCTGTTAAAAAGCAATCGAAAAGGGTAGATGCTTTCAGAGGAGAGAAGGAGAAGGTTATCAAAATCGAAGAAA GCTTGCTTCAGGAGCTCGGGTTGTAA